A stretch of Rhizobium glycinendophyticum DNA encodes these proteins:
- a CDS encoding DUF2325 domain-containing protein, with translation MAKKNKRAQQKPSSAVASTQQAQRQQPDVKSFLYVGGRDCQVAHLRQIASNFGAELIHHDGGLREAVSRIDTVLPSVDCVFCPIDCISHDACLRVKSGCKKFGKTFIPLRNGSKSSLERALQTLNERNSDA, from the coding sequence ATGGCGAAGAAGAACAAGCGTGCGCAACAGAAGCCTTCGAGTGCTGTTGCAAGCACCCAACAGGCACAGCGTCAGCAGCCCGACGTCAAGAGTTTCCTTTATGTCGGCGGGCGCGACTGCCAGGTCGCGCATCTGCGTCAGATCGCCAGCAATTTCGGTGCGGAACTGATCCATCATGACGGCGGTTTACGGGAAGCGGTATCTCGGATCGACACGGTGTTGCCCTCTGTCGACTGCGTCTTCTGCCCAATCGACTGTATCAGTCATGATGCGTGTCTGCGCGTGAAAAGCGGTTGCAAGAAGTTCGGCAAGACGTTCATTCCGCTGCGGAACGGTTCGAAATCCAGTCTCGAGCGCGCCTTGCAGACACTCAATGAAAGGAATTCGGACGCATGA
- a CDS encoding VOC family protein, giving the protein MSAQETMAKPALKVVPILPSLDFAQTRDFYVGNLGFEEVEFACDDYLVIHRGGLELQFWLSDDPFQCQNSSVFFRSEAVRDIYRDLCDRGIEAVVPRDTHGEPTRFHVRDPHGNLLMFGGSPLRAAAH; this is encoded by the coding sequence ATGAGCGCCCAGGAAACCATGGCCAAACCCGCCTTGAAGGTCGTGCCGATCCTCCCCTCTCTCGATTTTGCCCAGACGCGCGATTTCTATGTGGGCAATCTCGGTTTCGAAGAGGTGGAATTCGCCTGCGACGATTATCTGGTGATCCACCGCGGCGGCCTCGAACTTCAGTTCTGGCTCAGCGACGATCCGTTCCAGTGCCAGAACAGTTCCGTTTTCTTTCGATCCGAAGCCGTGCGCGACATCTATCGTGATCTCTGCGATCGCGGCATCGAGGCCGTGGTGCCAAGAGACACCCATGGCGAGCCGACACGGTTCCACGTCCGCGACCCGCATGGAAACCTGCTGATGTTCGGTGGCTCTCCGTTGCGGGCGGCCGCGCATTGA
- a CDS encoding group II truncated hemoglobin has translation MNEETITLYEAIGGDETVRALTDRFYQLMDTLPEAAHCRAVHPPDLAGSAEKFYEYLTGYLGGPPIYMEKRGHPMLRRRHFVAEIGPLERDEWLLCFRQAMDETIENPKLREIIWPPVEKLAFHMQNKE, from the coding sequence ATGAACGAAGAGACAATCACCCTTTACGAGGCCATCGGCGGCGACGAAACCGTGCGGGCGCTCACCGATCGATTTTACCAGCTTATGGACACCCTGCCAGAGGCCGCCCATTGCCGGGCGGTGCATCCGCCCGATCTCGCCGGCAGCGCGGAGAAGTTCTACGAATATCTGACCGGCTATCTCGGCGGCCCGCCTATCTACATGGAAAAGCGCGGTCATCCGATGCTGCGGCGGCGCCATTTCGTCGCCGAGATCGGGCCGCTCGAGCGGGACGAGTGGCTGCTCTGCTTCCGCCAGGCGATGGACGAGACGATCGAAAACCCGAAACTGCGCGAAATCATCTGGCCGCCGGTCGAGAAACTGGCCTTCCACATGCAGAACAAGGAGTGA
- a CDS encoding DUF423 domain-containing protein has product MTILEDNRWQIVAAGLIGAAGVGLAAAASHAGGEALLRPASTICLAHAPALVALSVAGERVRLAKLVAVGMLLGTVLFAGDLVARHFLGSGLFPMAAPTGGLTLIGSWLLLAAAAVMRRRGTSSRGTARVAKAAE; this is encoded by the coding sequence ATGACGATCCTCGAAGACAACCGCTGGCAAATCGTCGCGGCCGGGCTCATCGGTGCGGCGGGCGTCGGGCTGGCGGCGGCGGCCAGCCATGCCGGCGGCGAGGCGCTGCTGCGGCCCGCCTCGACGATCTGCCTTGCCCATGCCCCCGCACTCGTCGCGCTGTCCGTGGCCGGAGAGCGCGTCAGGCTCGCGAAATTGGTCGCAGTCGGAATGCTTCTGGGGACGGTGCTCTTTGCCGGCGATCTCGTCGCGCGTCATTTCCTCGGCAGCGGACTGTTTCCCATGGCAGCGCCGACTGGCGGCTTGACGCTGATCGGCTCATGGCTCCTGCTCGCGGCAGCGGCAGTTATGCGCCGTCGCGGAACCTCCAGCAGAGGAACAGCGCGCGTCGCTAAGGCCGCAGAATGA